Part of the Gammaproteobacteria bacterium genome is shown below.
TAATCACTGGTATGTGGCCGATATGAAATCTTGTCGTTTCCAGGAATACAGGAAGCCCCCCCCGGAACCAGGTCGGCTGATTGGAACCTTTCAGAAAGAGGCAAATGGCTACGAATTCATTAAGAAACCTTAGACATCATTCCAAATCGATAACTTTTTAAACCTTGGCCCTTTAGGGAGCTTGTGAGCCACCCAAGATCCCTAAAAGGCTGTCTCTCCTTGGAGAGTCCTCCATTAACGCTATATCATTTACTGGTGGTGGGTAGCCGCAGTACACCTATAGCAAATAACAACCAACCAAAGATAAACAACGCCCCACCAATAGGTATCGCCATATACACTCCATGCCCTCCAGTAATGCTGCGTAGATAGAGATCTCCACTAAATAGGACAATACCGGCGAGCAGCAACCAACCAGCTCCCACCAGACAACGAATTCCTGGGAAGCGGGCTATTGTTAAACCAATAATCATTAGACCAACGGCGTGCAACTGGTGGTACTGAAGTGCCAATTTGAACAAATGGGTGGGATCATTGGCAATCAACTGCGTTTTCAGT
Proteins encoded:
- a CDS encoding Uncharacterized membrane protein YgdD, TMEM256/DUF423 family — its product is MNTIPTQAKWLLIFGALNAALAVALDAAEAHVLKTQLIANDPTHLFKLALQYHQLHAVGLMIIGLTIARFPGIRCLVGAGWLLLAGIVLFSGDLYLRSITGGHGVYMAIPIGGALFIFGWLLFAIGVLRLPTTSK